A genomic region of Zea mays cultivar B73 chromosome 6, Zm-B73-REFERENCE-NAM-5.0, whole genome shotgun sequence contains the following coding sequences:
- the LOC541685 gene encoding photosystem I reaction center subunit VI, chloroplastic precursor, giving the protein MASLAAVSVKPVAIKGLAGSSISGRKLAVARPSARSIRRPRAAAVVAKYGDKSVYFDLDDIGNTTGQWDLYGSDAPSPYNPLQSKFFETFAAPFTKRGLLLKFLLLGGGSLLAYVSASASPDLLPIKKGPQEPPQPGPRGKI; this is encoded by the exons ATGGCCTCCCTCGCCGCCGTCTCCGTGAAGCCCGTGGCCATCAAGGGTCTCGCCGGCAGCTCCATCTCCGGAAGGAAGCTCGCCGTCGCCAGGCCGTCGGCCCGCTCCATCCGCAGGCCCCGCGCAGCCGCCGTGGTGGCCAAGTACGGCGACAAGAGCGTCTACTTTGACCTCGACGACATCGGCAACACCACCGGACAGTGGGACCTCTACGGCTCTGACGCGCCCTCGCCCTACAACCCGCTACAG AGCAAGTTCTTCGAGACGTTCGCGGCTCCGTTCACCAAGAGAGGTCTGCTGCTCAAGTTCCTGCTGCTGGGCGGCGGCTCACTTCTGGCCTACGTCAGCGCGTCGGCGTCACCGGACCTCCTGCCGATCAAGAAGGGACCTCAGGAGCCGCCGCAGCCGGGCCCGCGCGGCAAGATCTAA